The following coding sequences lie in one Sesamum indicum cultivar Zhongzhi No. 13 linkage group LG9, S_indicum_v1.0, whole genome shotgun sequence genomic window:
- the LOC110012570 gene encoding calmodulin-like protein 3: protein MEAPELRRIFSMFDRNGDGKVSGKELSDSLEKLGIHIPEKELRQMIEKIDANGDGYVDVEEFGTLYAAIMEGDDRGDEEGDMREAFNVFDQNGDGFITGEELRSVLSSLGLKQGRSLEDCNRMIMKVDVDGDGRVDFDEFRQMMKGGGFASLS, encoded by the coding sequence ATGGAGGCTCCGGAGCTGCGTCGTATATTCTCAATGTTCGATCGGAACGGCGACGGAAAAGTAAGCGGGAAGGAACTAAGCGATTCGCTGGAAAAGCTAGGGATCCACATTCCGGAGAAGGAGCTGAGGCAGATGATCGAGAAGATCGACGCCAACGGCGACGGGTACGTCGACGTGGAGGAGTTCGGCACGCTGTACGCGGCGATCATGGAGGGCGACGACAGGGGAGACGAGGAGGGCGACATGCGTGAGGCGTTCAACGTGTTCGACCAAAACGGCGACGGCTTCATCACGGGGGAGGAGCTCCGGTCGGTGCTGTCGTCTCTGGGGCTGAAGCAGGGGCGGTCGCTGGAGGACTGCAACCGGATGATCATGAAAGTCGACGTCGACGGCGACGGTAGGGTTGACTTTGATGAGTTCCGTCAGATGATGAAGGGCGGCGGATTCGCCTCCTTGAGTTGA